The Nocardioides sp. S-1144 genome includes a region encoding these proteins:
- a CDS encoding 5'-3' exonuclease, with protein sequence MPSSPDDRDPRLLLVVDAPSLLHRNHHARLETGLRDRGGRPAWALHGMLRQILEAIDRFAPDAVVFGLDDRTASVRAAGYPAYKAGRAEKHPLLVEQLERAAAMLDALGLRTVTPAGLEADDVSASAATWAERHGWHCVIITSDRDSFAHISASTRVLRLINGGIGGSPLLDPARLHTMYGVAAEHYLEYAALRGDASDNLPGVPGIGPKTAALLLNEMGSMRAVWADVEHCAGVNLVATLDSLGEENGTPRMGATLLRRLTADGARERFEFNVEIMTGRDDVDLGLTPDVPGTPGLLPLHPDVVSRVVGYLGVPSTTDLALRVLTEPPASAAR encoded by the coding sequence ATGCCCAGCTCCCCGGACGACCGCGACCCGCGCCTGCTCCTCGTCGTCGACGCGCCGTCGTTGCTGCACCGCAACCACCACGCGCGCCTCGAGACCGGGCTGCGCGACCGCGGCGGCCGGCCGGCGTGGGCGCTGCACGGCATGCTGCGCCAGATCCTGGAGGCCATCGACCGGTTCGCCCCGGACGCGGTGGTCTTCGGGCTCGACGACCGGACGGCGTCCGTGCGGGCGGCGGGCTACCCGGCCTACAAGGCCGGGCGGGCCGAGAAGCACCCCCTGCTGGTCGAGCAGCTCGAGCGGGCCGCGGCCATGCTCGACGCCCTCGGCCTCCGCACCGTCACGCCCGCCGGGCTCGAGGCCGACGACGTCAGCGCCTCGGCCGCGACGTGGGCCGAGCGGCACGGCTGGCACTGCGTCATCATCACCTCCGACCGCGACTCCTTCGCCCACATCAGCGCCAGCACCCGCGTGCTGCGCCTGATCAACGGCGGCATCGGCGGCTCACCGCTGCTCGACCCCGCGCGGCTGCACACGATGTACGGCGTCGCGGCCGAGCACTACCTCGAGTACGCCGCGCTGCGCGGTGACGCCAGCGACAACCTGCCCGGCGTACCGGGGATCGGCCCGAAGACCGCGGCGCTGCTGCTCAACGAGATGGGCTCGATGCGCGCGGTGTGGGCCGACGTCGAGCACTGCGCCGGGGTGAACCTGGTGGCCACCCTCGACTCGCTCGGCGAGGAGAACGGGACCCCGCGGATGGGCGCGACCCTGCTCCGGCGGCTCACCGCCGACGGCGCCCGGGAGCGCTTCGAGTTCAACGTCGAGATCATGACCGGGCGCGACGACGTCGACCTCGGCCTGACCCCCGACGTGCCGGGCACCCCGGGCCTGCTGCCGCTGCACCCGGACGTGGTGAGCCGGGTGGTCGGCTACCTCGGCGTCCCGTCGACGACCGACCTCGCCCTCCGGGTGCTCACCGAGCCGCCGGCGTCGGCGGCCCGGTGA